The following are from one region of the Moritella sp. 24 genome:
- a CDS encoding RidA family protein, which translates to MSTNIIKASRNTENAPKNAVSTQTVAFSHYNNISAQLPVDPQTGDIVIGCIKDQAKQCLTNIKAIVESIGHVMDDVVKINIFVKSISDIDAIDGVYTTFFQSTLPTRVVVAVAALPMNDALVQMDALISNGEGTTPQAPCSLIKLSRNTENAPISSVSTQTVAFSHYNNISAQLPIDPKTGELIIGGVKEQTEQCLNNIKAILESIDHVLDDVVKTTIFVKNISDVEAINEVCAKFYPHYVPARSIVNASALPLGALVQIDTSVSHGDGTPPQLPEDSRLLVIEANNTDNAPEVPYSHTVAFSHYNHIAGQLPLDAKTNEIVAGDVKDQSKQCLNNIKAILESVEHVMDDVVKINIQLKNIDDIDAVNEIYTTFFKGDLPARTVIGVSAIPMDALVQIDAVVSNCESTPPQS; encoded by the coding sequence ATGAGCACTAACATCATAAAAGCGTCAAGAAACACAGAAAATGCACCAAAAAACGCAGTATCAACCCAGACGGTCGCGTTTTCTCATTACAATAATATTTCAGCTCAATTACCTGTAGACCCTCAAACGGGTGATATCGTAATTGGTTGTATAAAAGACCAAGCAAAGCAGTGCTTAACAAATATTAAAGCAATTGTAGAAAGTATCGGTCACGTGATGGACGACGTTGTTAAAATCAATATATTCGTTAAGAGTATCTCCGATATTGATGCTATAGATGGTGTTTATACAACATTTTTCCAAAGTACACTTCCTACACGAGTAGTTGTCGCAGTAGCGGCGTTACCGATGAATGATGCTTTAGTACAAATGGATGCGCTTATTTCGAACGGTGAAGGTACAACGCCACAAGCGCCTTGCTCACTTATAAAACTATCAAGAAACACTGAGAATGCACCAATAAGTTCTGTATCGACACAAACTGTGGCTTTTTCTCATTACAATAATATTTCAGCTCAATTGCCTATCGATCCAAAAACAGGTGAACTGATTATTGGCGGTGTAAAAGAGCAGACTGAACAATGCTTAAATAACATTAAGGCTATTTTAGAAAGTATCGACCATGTGCTGGACGATGTCGTTAAAACAACTATATTCGTTAAAAACATCTCGGATGTTGAAGCGATAAACGAAGTTTGTGCCAAGTTTTATCCCCATTATGTACCTGCACGATCAATCGTTAACGCTTCCGCTTTACCTTTGGGAGCTTTAGTACAAATTGATACATCAGTATCACATGGCGATGGTACACCGCCACAACTTCCAGAAGACAGCCGCCTACTTGTTATAGAAGCAAACAATACCGACAATGCCCCAGAAGTACCATATTCACATACTGTTGCTTTTTCTCACTACAATCATATTGCAGGTCAATTACCTTTAGACGCAAAAACAAATGAAATAGTAGCTGGCGATGTAAAAGACCAATCAAAGCAGTGCTTAAATAATATTAAAGCAATTTTAGAAAGTGTTGAGCATGTGATGGACGATGTCGTTAAAATAAACATCCAACTTAAAAATATCGATGATATTGATGCAGTAAATGAAATCTACACAACATTCTTTAAAGGTGATCTTCCTGCAAGAACTGTCATTGGTGTTTCAGCTATTCCTATGGATGCTTTAGTACAGATAGATGCCGTTGTATCTAACTGTGAAAGTACACCGCCACAGAGCTAA
- a CDS encoding site-specific integrase translates to MTSNNTSNNPSPITTKKFKFTNANLKSLPANPSNSSSTELEVSDTEIIGLKCLSGKTGNKRFLLRYKFHGRKCSITIGRFPDIDINQARKVARKYKGMIADGTDPKAERDNATEYPTVKSFFYDTYLPLAKRRKKTWGIDEKRFRKHCNAIANIKYNELTVSHVMKLHLGLSETKYKGEYYAPATCNRILALLKTMGKLAHNMLDIINVADRVSLLPENNARTRYCDIDETKRIIKASRAYPQKSIGNFIALLHLIGCREGELRFRLHTDINYEKRTLTIPRTKNGTYHIIYLSDLMIEILQSTPKISGNNYVFPAPHKKGKPIGAPRYSFDIIKQTAKIDNPDEVLLHTARHSVASNLISNGVDISAVQKLLNHKDISSTLRYAKLSEGKQRETASIISSMVNL, encoded by the coding sequence ATGACCAGCAACAACACATCCAATAACCCCAGTCCCATCACGACCAAAAAATTCAAATTCACCAATGCCAATCTAAAATCCCTTCCCGCGAATCCAAGCAATTCATCATCAACAGAACTCGAAGTATCCGATACTGAAATCATCGGCTTAAAATGTCTATCCGGTAAAACGGGTAATAAACGTTTCTTATTACGTTATAAATTCCACGGACGTAAATGTAGTATCACCATCGGGCGCTTTCCTGATATCGACATCAACCAAGCTAGAAAGGTCGCTCGTAAGTATAAAGGTATGATCGCTGATGGTACTGACCCTAAAGCTGAACGTGACAATGCCACTGAGTACCCAACCGTTAAATCATTCTTCTACGATACGTACTTACCACTGGCAAAGCGTAGAAAGAAAACGTGGGGTATTGATGAAAAACGATTCCGTAAACACTGTAATGCTATTGCAAATATTAAATATAACGAGCTAACGGTTAGCCATGTAATGAAGCTACATCTTGGTTTAAGCGAGACTAAATACAAAGGTGAGTATTACGCACCAGCAACTTGTAACCGTATATTAGCTTTATTAAAAACGATGGGTAAGCTGGCGCATAACATGTTAGATATAATCAATGTGGCCGATAGGGTGTCGTTACTGCCCGAGAATAATGCTCGTACTCGATACTGTGATATTGATGAAACTAAACGCATAATCAAAGCCTCTAGAGCCTATCCGCAGAAAAGTATTGGTAACTTCATAGCATTGCTACATTTGATTGGTTGTCGTGAAGGTGAATTGCGTTTCAGACTGCATACGGATATTAATTACGAAAAGCGCACCCTAACTATCCCTCGCACCAAGAACGGTACTTATCACATCATTTATCTGTCTGACCTCATGATAGAGATCCTGCAATCTACCCCAAAAATATCGGGCAATAATTACGTATTCCCAGCGCCACACAAAAAAGGCAAGCCAATCGGTGCGCCTCGTTACTCTTTCGATATTATTAAACAAACAGCAAAGATAGATAATCCCGATGAAGTGTTATTGCATACGGCACGACATTCAGTCGCGAGTAACCTGATCTCTAACGGTGTTGATATTAGCGCTGTTCAGAAATTATTAAATCACAAGGACATATCTAGTACCTTACGTTATGCCAAATTAAGCGAGGGTAAACAACGTGAAACGGCATCGATAATATCGAGTATGGTCAATCTGTAA
- a CDS encoding metallophosphoesterase, whose amino-acid sequence MNIVLDNIGTITLFLLLFNFVINWFFRSKEFAIFRGVILTIYSLVFLTLFDSLVSFVPPFIVLLLYSLVFVDTLLLVRPKMQPVWMRILVNWPGQWFLGATIIAFPWALSLLFLDSTDFLYIPYILGGIGLLQNFQVTKENVFIDLNDNENPSKLSRLDLAKPSSNNNDKLHIVQLTDPHLGPYMSVARLKRICENAVKEQPDLILLTGDFLTMESKGSAQILSQSLRPLKDYNGKVFACMGNHDHEAPEIVREALTNNNITLLIDEAQTVQTRLGAVQVIGFDFHFKDRASKLSKAVKDLPAVREVIARIALLHDPSHVLDLPTNNDIDLFLSGHTHGGQIGLLSLGFKTTILSLFSKSPDHGLWGINKTKLYVHRGTGHYGFPFRLGVPAEHSVIKLTLKTSKIV is encoded by the coding sequence TTGAATATTGTTTTGGATAATATCGGCACAATAACGTTATTTTTATTGTTGTTTAATTTTGTTATTAATTGGTTCTTTCGTTCGAAGGAATTTGCCATTTTTAGAGGCGTTATTTTAACAATATACAGTTTGGTTTTTCTTACTTTATTTGACTCCTTAGTTAGCTTCGTCCCTCCTTTCATTGTGTTGCTGTTATATAGTTTAGTGTTTGTCGACACCCTACTTCTTGTTCGGCCTAAAATGCAGCCTGTTTGGATGCGAATTTTGGTTAATTGGCCTGGTCAGTGGTTTTTAGGCGCGACTATAATTGCATTTCCTTGGGCACTGTCCTTACTGTTCCTTGATAGTACTGATTTTCTATATATCCCTTATATACTCGGCGGGATAGGGTTATTACAAAATTTTCAAGTTACCAAAGAGAATGTATTTATAGATCTTAATGATAACGAAAACCCATCAAAATTAAGTCGATTAGACTTAGCTAAGCCAAGTTCGAATAATAACGACAAACTACATATAGTACAGTTAACAGACCCGCATTTAGGTCCGTATATGTCCGTTGCACGGCTTAAACGTATTTGTGAAAATGCGGTAAAGGAACAACCGGATCTCATTTTATTAACCGGTGATTTTTTAACGATGGAGTCCAAGGGATCTGCACAAATACTGTCGCAATCGCTAAGGCCATTAAAAGATTATAATGGGAAAGTGTTTGCTTGTATGGGCAATCATGATCACGAAGCCCCTGAAATAGTAAGGGAAGCGTTGACGAACAATAATATTACTTTGCTGATAGATGAAGCTCAAACAGTACAAACACGACTTGGTGCTGTTCAAGTGATTGGATTTGATTTTCATTTTAAAGATAGAGCATCGAAACTGAGTAAAGCGGTTAAGGACTTACCTGCAGTAAGGGAGGTAATCGCGCGTATTGCCCTATTACACGATCCTAGTCATGTTTTAGATCTACCAACTAATAATGATATAGATTTATTTTTAAGTGGGCATACACACGGTGGCCAAATAGGTTTGCTGAGCCTAGGGTTTAAAACGACGATACTGAGTCTATTTTCGAAATCGCCAGATCATGGCTTATGGGGAATAAATAAGACCAAGTTATATGTACATCGAGGTACCGGCCATTATGGATTCCCTTTTAGGTTGGGCGTGCCAGCAGAGCATAGCGTTATCAAGCTTACATTAAAGACATCAAAAATAGTATAA
- a CDS encoding helix-turn-helix domain-containing protein: MKNALTIEEFATEYNLNPSTVRTNVTRNPESLPKVLRIGRSVRFLRTEIDKWEIALLAQV, encoded by the coding sequence ATGAAAAATGCATTAACTATTGAAGAATTTGCTACGGAGTACAACTTGAATCCATCGACTGTGCGAACCAATGTTACTCGTAACCCTGAGTCATTGCCTAAAGTGTTGCGTATTGGTCGCAGTGTACGCTTTCTACGTACTGAAATTGATAAATGGGAGATAGCATTGTTAGCACAAGTATAA
- a CDS encoding YafY family protein codes for MKIKNEKLAKRLGTILARLNAGERLCQKDLEVEFNVHERTIWRDFERLSYLPLIREDGCYFLDMSSVRQQSSNNMNKLIQNAGLESLIPIKLNMNNWQTNDMPTFLFKNVRIEDVSNFTDLFDVLTNAIHSQRQVSFTYKDKLLEQVQPYRLVNDRGIWYLAAVCQNHLHSFRIAYISQFKLSDDKYKPQANIQDEIIRQGMQWLDIDKSDVLIQVDAHVASRFLDSDLLPNIQVLKEMDDGSLLISSQVTRLHDVLPILKAWMPHVEVLSPVSLKHELIRDLYASLERTKMM; via the coding sequence ATGAAAATTAAAAATGAAAAATTAGCCAAGCGATTAGGTACTATCCTTGCCCGATTAAATGCGGGAGAACGGTTATGCCAGAAAGACTTGGAAGTGGAATTTAACGTCCATGAAAGGACGATATGGCGTGATTTCGAAAGGCTCTCCTATCTGCCTTTGATTCGTGAAGATGGTTGTTACTTTCTTGATATGAGCAGTGTTAGACAGCAATCATCAAATAACATGAATAAGTTAATACAGAATGCTGGATTGGAATCATTAATCCCGATTAAGCTCAACATGAACAACTGGCAGACCAATGATATGCCGACGTTCTTATTCAAGAATGTACGTATTGAAGATGTATCTAATTTCACTGATTTATTTGATGTATTAACTAACGCTATCCATTCACAGCGACAGGTTTCATTTACATATAAAGATAAATTACTAGAACAGGTTCAGCCCTACCGCTTAGTGAATGACAGAGGTATCTGGTATCTAGCCGCAGTCTGTCAGAACCACCTACACTCATTCAGAATTGCCTATATTTCACAATTTAAGCTCAGTGACGATAAATATAAACCGCAAGCTAATATCCAAGATGAAATCATTAGGCAGGGAATGCAGTGGTTAGATATCGACAAGTCAGATGTGTTAATACAAGTTGATGCTCATGTGGCCTCTCGCTTTCTTGATAGTGATTTACTCCCTAATATTCAGGTGTTAAAAGAAATGGATGATGGTTCATTACTGATTAGCTCTCAGGTAACACGATTACACGATGTGCTTCCTATTTTAAAGGCTTGGATGCCTCATGTTGAAGTGTTATCACCAGTGAGTCTAAAGCATGAACTTATCCGCGATTTGTACGCGTCATTAGAGCGCACCAAGATGATGTAA
- a CDS encoding P-loop NTPase fold protein, whose protein sequence is MSVELVKEQIEIFLKSCEPEVLAIKGRWGIGKTYSWDKYISEFKDEIALNSYCYVSLFGINSLDDLKRGIFDNTVDTNIIGQKPNINTFKQNYQSLVKQVGRKSTGVVKSIAKPLVDIAVKGLGSGLEDVFSSLSFLSLNETLICFDDIERHSAGLSVKDFLGLVSFLKEQKGCKVVILLNEDAKDLDDYFTYKEKIIDKQLHFEPSAAECFDLAVDMQDQYPHIRDCCLKLDIKNIRVLKKIERHTHEVLSLIADHHCDLKYQAVHSVVVFSWCYYCRGGDDSIPSFDFLKQSGLRKTIKGGDEDKAKEWNARLSEYGYMLTDELDIVIADSIEQGFIYREKWLALCNARQVELEALERSKEYSKAWNIFHHSFDNDVEQVIEAMEIGLRVSAKDLSTSQYSKGIKLIRDLGFESKANELTDFYIDQMTDRCEIFNMKNMDFHPFGVEGGEFRDRLQAKYDEIKVDDSPLDILERWKGKNSYNLEDAERLGQLSKDQLKTMFKDFKGDDLTDYIRVCLLLGRSCSELMINTRQALKEIGDESPLNKHRLDKFHL, encoded by the coding sequence ATGTCGGTTGAATTGGTTAAGGAACAGATTGAAATTTTTCTAAAGAGTTGTGAACCTGAGGTCCTTGCTATTAAAGGGCGCTGGGGTATTGGTAAAACTTATAGCTGGGATAAGTATATATCTGAGTTTAAAGATGAAATAGCTCTGAATTCGTATTGTTATGTTTCACTTTTTGGTATTAACTCACTGGATGACTTGAAACGAGGGATTTTTGACAACACTGTAGATACCAATATTATTGGTCAGAAACCCAATATTAATACCTTTAAGCAGAATTATCAGAGCTTAGTTAAACAGGTGGGTCGTAAATCTACAGGTGTAGTCAAAAGTATCGCTAAACCATTGGTAGATATTGCTGTAAAAGGGTTAGGTTCTGGTTTAGAGGATGTTTTTAGTTCCTTATCTTTCTTGTCTTTAAACGAGACGCTTATTTGCTTTGATGATATTGAAAGACATAGTGCAGGCCTGAGTGTTAAAGATTTTTTAGGTCTAGTTTCGTTTTTAAAAGAGCAAAAGGGTTGTAAAGTCGTTATTTTACTTAATGAAGACGCTAAAGATTTGGATGATTACTTTACATATAAAGAGAAGATAATTGATAAACAACTTCATTTCGAGCCTAGCGCTGCAGAATGTTTTGATTTAGCTGTCGATATGCAAGATCAGTATCCCCATATTCGAGATTGTTGTCTTAAATTGGATATTAAAAACATTCGAGTGCTTAAGAAAATTGAGCGTCACACACATGAAGTATTGAGTCTTATAGCTGACCATCATTGTGACCTTAAATATCAGGCTGTTCATTCTGTAGTTGTTTTTAGTTGGTGTTATTACTGTCGTGGTGGTGATGATTCTATACCTAGTTTTGATTTTTTGAAGCAGAGTGGTTTAAGGAAAACTATAAAGGGTGGTGATGAAGATAAGGCAAAGGAATGGAATGCCAGGTTGAGTGAATATGGCTATATGCTAACAGATGAGTTGGACATAGTTATTGCGGATAGTATCGAGCAGGGGTTTATTTATAGAGAAAAGTGGCTAGCGTTGTGTAATGCAAGGCAAGTTGAGCTAGAGGCTTTGGAAAGGAGTAAAGAGTACTCAAAGGCTTGGAATATTTTTCATCATTCATTTGATAATGATGTAGAGCAGGTTATCGAAGCGATGGAGATTGGTTTGAGGGTATCAGCTAAAGATCTATCAACATCTCAATACAGCAAAGGTATTAAGTTAATTCGGGATCTTGGTTTTGAGAGTAAAGCTAATGAATTAACGGATTTCTATATTGACCAAATGACAGACCGGTGTGAAATTTTTAATATGAAAAATATGGATTTTCATCCTTTTGGTGTTGAAGGCGGAGAGTTTAGAGACCGATTACAAGCTAAGTATGATGAGATTAAGGTAGATGACTCCCCTTTGGATATACTTGAACGATGGAAAGGAAAAAACTCTTATAACTTAGAAGATGCAGAACGTCTTGGTCAGCTCAGTAAAGATCAGCTAAAAACAATGTTTAAAGACTTTAAGGGGGATGATCTTACCGACTATATTAGAGTCTGTTTATTGCTGGGGCGTAGTTGTTCTGAACTTATGATAAATACTAGGCAGGCTTTGAAGGAAATTGGAGACGAGAGTCCTTTAAATAAACATCGATTAGATAAGTTCCACCTATAA
- a CDS encoding DUF2787 family protein encodes MKLNFDSDSFLVPVTPDLMNILAKVTQEQDIPTGTNTIVFNFRDSAYNSEDGGFHPVEISITHHNGLWQFDYITSFSYQGYHYPELAKEIDFDMRNGTGMVYPLPMRSLHEVMDFYPTWEMNFIEYQGFGAFDEVKLSTF; translated from the coding sequence ATGAAACTGAACTTTGATTCGGATAGCTTCCTTGTGCCTGTAACACCAGACTTGATGAATATACTTGCCAAGGTTACCCAAGAACAAGACATACCAACAGGCACTAACACTATTGTATTTAACTTTAGAGATAGTGCTTACAACAGCGAAGATGGTGGTTTTCATCCTGTTGAAATCAGCATTACCCATCATAACGGTCTGTGGCAATTTGATTACATCACTTCGTTCAGTTACCAAGGTTATCATTATCCTGAATTGGCGAAAGAAATTGATTTCGATATGCGTAATGGAACTGGCATGGTGTACCCATTACCGATGCGTTCTTTACATGAAGTTATGGATTTCTATCCGACATGGGAGATGAACTTTATTGAGTATCAAGGTTTTGGTGCATTTGATGAAGTTAAACTCAGTACGTTTTAA
- a CDS encoding PEP-CTERM sorting domain-containing protein (PEP-CTERM proteins occur, often in large numbers, in the proteomes of bacteria that also encode an exosortase, a predicted intramembrane cysteine proteinase. The presence of a PEP-CTERM domain at a protein's C-terminus predicts cleavage within the sorting domain, followed by covalent anchoring to some some component of the (usually Gram-negative) cell surface. Many PEP-CTERM proteins exhibit an unusual sequence composition that includes large numbers of potential glycosylation sites. Expression of one such protein has been shown restore the ability of a bacterium to form floc, a type of biofilm.) produces the protein MMKCKILLSWFFSVWFTSVAQAGFLDFTEVNNGYLNSTTISLSNATINSFGTDSFVYAPGDFGALGGGGFCSIAGGSCEGSAEVLFSDSVSDLTLNTQFFDRGDSALLEIYSGAILLSSIGVISDTIVDFTGFSGITRLLITDSSTGSGFAYTNFEFTSVSEPGVLILIILGLLGFAIRKRLAE, from the coding sequence ATGATGAAATGTAAGATTCTATTGAGTTGGTTTTTTAGTGTTTGGTTTACTTCTGTTGCACAGGCTGGGTTTCTTGATTTCACGGAAGTTAATAACGGTTATTTGAATTCGACAACGATATCACTTTCTAATGCCACCATTAATTCATTTGGAACAGACTCTTTTGTTTATGCTCCTGGTGATTTTGGTGCTCTCGGAGGCGGAGGATTCTGTAGTATTGCTGGTGGATCTTGTGAAGGCAGTGCTGAAGTACTTTTTTCTGATTCTGTTTCTGATCTGACATTGAATACGCAGTTTTTTGATCGAGGTGATTCTGCATTACTGGAGATTTATAGCGGTGCTATTTTACTTTCTAGTATTGGTGTCATATCTGACACGATTGTTGATTTCACCGGCTTTAGTGGTATTACTAGACTGCTGATAACAGATTCAAGCACAGGTTCTGGTTTTGCCTATACTAATTTCGAATTCACCAGTGTTTCAGAACCCGGTGTATTAATCTTGATCATTTTAGGTCTTTTAGGATTCGCGATTAGAAAGAGGTTAGCAGAATGA
- a CDS encoding phospholipase D family protein yields MKIELLGQFGKNCTIQSIGSAIESTIINEHHNYTTFRAYSAFATRSKVSKLTELLSSHGNLNTSFYIGVDQGGTSVEALEALLHSGFSTSIIYTTSNFIFHPKIYIFEGKEECRIILGSSNLTDSGFLKNIEANIAINLKLSEPDDLAFYEELNTALSSLSENEKVLTKGLIKLLLDSGIVPPESKTRKAYSKSPSASQINLLKQDFPSIERSVGTKASDKEKETSKNKKISVPTPEEKLPSLVHKFWFETGLSTGGSRNILDISISSHDNIIPGASSLFGLPPSEVRHNYENTTLLKRISIDYEGVTFKGNDIIYPVSKVTGKSNGSLRLSLRGVSDSGIKFTKLLNNGEQKGFVNQVCIFTYMDTDHYKMELFDHATHIKDIESKSIKIDKANAKSKKFGILKN; encoded by the coding sequence ATGAAAATAGAATTATTAGGCCAGTTTGGTAAAAACTGCACAATACAATCAATTGGTAGCGCAATTGAATCAACAATTATCAATGAACATCATAACTACACTACGTTTAGAGCTTATTCTGCATTTGCTACTAGAAGTAAAGTTTCAAAATTAACTGAACTACTATCTTCACACGGTAATTTAAATACTTCTTTTTATATTGGCGTGGATCAAGGCGGTACTTCTGTAGAAGCTTTAGAGGCACTTCTTCATAGTGGTTTCAGCACAAGCATCATTTACACTACATCCAATTTTATTTTTCACCCTAAAATTTATATTTTTGAAGGTAAGGAAGAGTGCAGAATTATTTTAGGGTCATCAAACTTAACAGACAGTGGGTTTCTTAAAAATATAGAGGCAAATATCGCGATTAATTTAAAGTTATCCGAGCCAGACGACTTAGCTTTTTACGAAGAACTAAACACTGCGTTATCAAGTTTAAGTGAAAATGAAAAAGTGCTTACAAAAGGCTTAATAAAACTACTACTAGATTCTGGCATAGTACCACCAGAGTCTAAAACCAGAAAAGCTTATTCAAAGTCACCCTCTGCCTCTCAAATTAATTTATTAAAACAAGATTTCCCAAGTATAGAAAGATCTGTAGGTACCAAAGCTTCTGATAAGGAAAAAGAAACTTCGAAGAATAAAAAAATTAGTGTGCCGACCCCAGAAGAAAAACTACCTAGTTTAGTACACAAATTTTGGTTTGAGACAGGTCTGAGTACTGGAGGTTCAAGAAATATCTTAGATATAAGTATTAGTAGCCACGATAACATAATCCCAGGAGCATCTAGTTTATTTGGATTACCCCCATCAGAGGTCAGACATAATTATGAAAATACAACTCTTTTGAAAAGAATATCAATAGATTATGAAGGAGTTACGTTCAAGGGTAATGATATTATTTATCCTGTGTCAAAAGTGACAGGAAAATCGAATGGAAGTCTTAGATTATCACTTAGAGGGGTATCAGATTCAGGTATCAAGTTTACAAAGTTGCTGAATAATGGGGAGCAGAAAGGGTTTGTGAATCAAGTTTGTATTTTTACCTATATGGACACAGATCATTACAAAATGGAACTTTTTGATCACGCAACTCATATTAAGGATATAGAGTCAAAGAGTATCAAAATAGATAAAGCAAATGCCAAATCTAAAAAATTTGGCATACTAAAAAATTGA
- a CDS encoding site-specific integrase, translating into MSNPPIDFTQKVLNALIRPAKGEQGVEYRWNRNPRLRVLATHKSMRWLVRFSWKGQRYYESFGTYPEMKFAEFNQLAYQFIADVQSGAYQKGTRLTIQQFFDEHAVPYSLKHHRAHKTFMSRSKLVMKLLGDKRVSDITRRDTQNFLNSLEELSNSTVNRYKAFLSKLFSLAVDLEIIDKNPCKGIKKLPENNFKDRVLSPKEAESFCRHACSDNNFYHASALMLSLVSGMRIGNVISLTRSMISDDLSSIMLPITKSGRSQRIYLSEPAKRILRKCLDVAFNHWVFPSMINEGEHIGAPRACMDRIQQLMKEDGSWAGYFTIHDLRRTYASTMLAATNDIRLAQQSLGHSSVSVTERYAYHQNIHLAQASQKTVDVMLPNFTFD; encoded by the coding sequence ATGAGTAATCCCCCTATTGATTTTACCCAAAAGGTACTCAATGCCTTGATTCGCCCTGCTAAGGGTGAACAAGGTGTTGAGTATCGTTGGAATCGTAATCCCCGTCTTCGAGTTCTTGCTACTCATAAAAGCATGCGCTGGCTTGTTCGTTTTAGCTGGAAAGGTCAACGTTATTACGAGTCATTCGGTACGTACCCTGAAATGAAATTTGCTGAATTTAATCAGCTAGCTTACCAATTCATTGCTGATGTTCAATCTGGTGCTTATCAAAAAGGTACTCGCTTAACGATTCAGCAGTTCTTTGATGAACATGCAGTGCCTTATAGCCTCAAGCATCACCGCGCTCATAAAACTTTTATGTCTAGATCTAAGCTGGTCATGAAATTATTGGGTGATAAGCGTGTTTCGGATATCACTCGTCGTGATACTCAGAATTTTTTGAATAGTCTTGAAGAACTTAGTAACTCGACCGTTAATCGTTATAAGGCTTTTTTATCCAAGCTTTTTTCGTTGGCTGTAGATCTTGAAATTATCGATAAGAACCCGTGTAAAGGTATTAAAAAGTTACCTGAGAATAACTTTAAAGATCGCGTGTTATCGCCGAAAGAGGCTGAATCATTTTGTCGCCATGCTTGTAGTGATAATAATTTTTATCATGCTAGTGCGTTAATGCTGAGTTTGGTGAGCGGTATGCGCATTGGTAATGTTATCAGTCTGACTCGCTCTATGATTTCCGATGACCTTTCTTCCATCATGTTACCTATAACTAAGTCGGGTAGGTCGCAACGGATCTATTTATCTGAACCTGCGAAACGTATTTTACGTAAATGCCTTGATGTGGCTTTTAACCATTGGGTGTTTCCGTCAATGATAAATGAAGGTGAACATATTGGTGCTCCGCGTGCTTGTATGGATCGAATTCAACAACTGATGAAAGAAGATGGATCATGGGCTGGGTATTTCACCATTCACGATCTGCGTAGAACCTATGCGTCAACCATGTTGGCTGCGACTAACGATATTCGATTGGCACAACAGAGTCTTGGTCATTCGAGTGTGAGTGTCACTGAGCGTTATGCCTACCACCAAAATATTCACTTAGCTCAAGCATCACAGAAAACCGTTGATGTAATGCTACCTAACTTTACTTTTGATTAA